From one Solanum stenotomum isolate F172 chromosome 12, ASM1918654v1, whole genome shotgun sequence genomic stretch:
- the LOC125849103 gene encoding probable purine permease 6, with protein sequence MGDSSAVEQSQVQGEEVKREEIISQNESQLKGPTLVHYKWWIQMIIYSILVLSTQAIGTLLGRIYFEKGGNSKWLATLVQTIAFPILIPFLFIKPKKTNKNIEIIKKPSFIIVSSLYTILGLFIAGNCMLYTIGLQYLPVTTYSLICASQLGFNAIFSYFLNKQKFTPYIVNSLVILTISSSLLVLHNDDSSERTNNKTSRQKYIFGFLSTLAASAGYALMLSITQLALQKIFKKESFRLIIEMSTYQSISATMVLLIGLFASGEWKKLVKEMNEYELGKISYVLNLIGTSICWQFYTVGSVGLIFKVSSLFSNVISILGLPVAPVLAVIFLHDKLSGIKVMSMVLAIWGFVSYMYQHYLDDLKDKAEKRGKLVELSEVNNLIERS encoded by the exons ATGGGGGATTCTTCAGCAGTAGAGCAATCACAAGTACAAG GTGAAGAAGTTAAAAGGGAAGAAATCATCTCTCAAAATGAATCTCAATTAAAAGGTCCAACTTTGGTACATTATAAATGGTGGATCCAAATGATCATTTATTCAATATTAGTTCTATCTACCCAAGCTATAGGTACACTtttaggtagaatatattttgaaaaaggtgGAAATAGTAAATGGTTAGCCACATTAGTACAAACTATAGCCTTCCCAATTCTCATCCCTTTCCTTtttataaaaccaaaaaaaactaataaaaatattgaaataattaaaaaaccATCTTTTATAATTGTTTCTTCACTTTATACTATACTAGGTTTATTTATAGCTGGAAATTGTATGTTATACACAATAGGTCTACAATATCTTCCTGTTACAACTTATTCACTTATTTGTGCTAGTCAATTAGGTTTCAATGCCATTTTTTCATACTTcctaaataaacaaaaattcaCCCCTTATATAGTAAACTCATTAGTAATTCTCACTATCTCTTCTTCTCTCCTAGTTCTCCACAACGACGATTCTAGTGAACGTACCAATAATAAAACGTCtagacaaaaatatatatttggatTTTTGTCTACATTAGCTGCCTCTGCTGGGTACGCGTTGATGCTTTCTATAACACAACTCGCTCTTCAAAAAATCTTTAAGAAAGAAAGCTTTCGTTTGATAATAGAAATGTCAACTTATCAGTCGATAAGTGCGACTATGGTATTGTTAATAGGGCTTTTTGCTAGCGGGGAGTGGAAAAAGTTAGtgaaagaaatgaatgaatatgaattaGGGAAAATTAgttatgttttaaatttaattggGACGTCTATTTGTTGGCAATTTTATACAGTTGGTTCAGTAGGGTTAATTTTTAAAGTgtcttcattattttcaaatGTAATTAGTATATTAGGTTTGCCTGTGGCTCCTGTTTTGGCTGTGATATTTCTTCATGACAAGTTGAGTGGTATTAAAGTGATGTCAATGGTGTTGGCAATTTGGGGATTTGTGTCATATATGTATCAACATTATCTTGATGATTTAAAGGACAAGGCTgaaaaaagggggaaattagTGGAGCTTTCTGAAGTTAATAATCTCATTGAGAGAAGTTAA